ACAAACGGCTTGTCCAAGGCAATGGAGAGCGAGGCAAACAGGTCGCTTAGAATATGCTGCAAAGCTAAAGCAATGGCTACGCCGCCGATTCCCAGGCCTGTAATTAGCGCCGTAATATCGATGCCGAGGTTATCGAGCGCCAGTAATAAGATGATGGTCCAGAGCAGGGCTTTGAGCAGAAAGCCGAAGGCGGCAAACGTCGGTGCCGTACCGTTTTGATCCAGCCTTTTTTCCCTTTTGTAGGCCAAATAATGCTCGATGACGCCGTTTCCCCACAGGGCTATCTGCAGCAGCAGAATGAGGACGGCAAGGTTGTTGAGAACGTGACGGACCTTGTCGCTTTGCGCCAAAAAACGGCTGCCGACAAACAGGGCAAAAGCGAGAACGATCGGCGCTTTGAGTCGCGTCAGCAGGTCGGCCAGCAGGTCGTCGATTTTATTTTCGGTTTTGTGTGCCAAAGAGAGAAGCAGGCGCTGAATGAGCATTTTTGCGCCGAAAAGCAGGAAAAAGACACACAGCGTGATCAGTCCGGATCGCAGCCATTGCGCCGCTGTATTCCCCCAAAAGAGCTGTTCGATGTTCATGCACCTTTCCTTTTTAATCGACGAAATATAACGATTTCAGATAAATCGATAAAGTGCTTTCAACATTAGCTGCTTTTTACTATTTTGGTCTTGACTTTTGACACGGCCGATCGTCGGTTTTCAGCCGAACAACTTTTGGTGAGTACATATCGTGCTGTTTTCGTCAACAGGCAAAGTGTAGGCTGGTATTCGATTTTGTATAGGAGTCGATTATGCGACGAGTAATTTTTCTGCTGAGTCTTCTGTTTGCAGTTTACGGCGCTGCGGCGCCGCGCTATTCGGTTACCCTGGGGATGAGCAAGCCGTTTGCGCCCGAAGAGCTGCAGCGCTATTGGCGCAGCGGCTTTAATCTTGCCGCCGGAATCGGCGTCAAATTAAAGCCGCAGCTTGAATTGCAGGGCGAGTTGCTCTACAATCGGCTGGAATTGGACGACACGGCTTTTCTCGGCAACATCACTTCGGCAACGGATGTTTATTCCTCCGTCTCGGGAGGCGCGACCTCGATCACCGAGCTTTCGGCACGGCTCAAATACTTTTCGCAGTCCATAAAAAGCACCACGCCCTATCTTTATCTCAGCTTGGGAGGCGGCCTGAAGGTGATTGCTGAAAAAGAGGTGACCACCGCGGACCGCAACTACAAAGAGCCGCGCGATTCGGTTTTTTCGCCGTCGACGGGAATCGGCCTGGGCGCCGAGGTGAAAATGGCGAAAAATTCACTTTTGGTCGTCGAGGGAGGGTTTCAGTTGCTCTGGACTGATCCGACCACGGTCTATTTGCCTCTTAAAATCGGAGTGATCGTTTTTTAAATTCGGATAACGGCTTTGAGGACGCCGTCGGCATAGACGTCGGTCAACTGAAAGGCTTCCTGTACCTGATCTAAAGAAAACCGGTGGGTAATGAGAGATCGGCCGTCGACGAGGCCCTTCTCCATCAGCGCCAATACCCGTTCATAGGTCATGCGGGAACGGCGGACAAAGCGAAAGGTAAGTCCCTTGCGCCGCGCCGCGCCGGCGGCAAAGGCGCAGCGATCGTCTTCGGGGATACCGATGACGATCACATGTCCGCCGGGCGCCGCTGCTTCCACCATCTGTTCAAAAGTCTGCGGAACGCCCGCCGCCTCAAAGACCAGGTCTGCCCCTCTGCCTTTCGTCTCTTGATGCAGGGCAGCCGAAACATCTTCCTGAGTCGGATCAAATACCCTATCCGCGCCCATGCGCAAGGCGGCTTCCCGTCGGGCTAGAATCGGATCGCTTGCCCAGACTGCCTTCACGCCGGTCAGCCGACGCAACAGATGCAGAACGGCCAACCCGATCGGGCCGCACCCCAAAATCGCGGCGGTCATCGCCGGCCTGACGTGCGCCAAATCGACGGCATGCAGTGCCACGCCGAAAACTTCCGCCAAAACGCCGTCCTCATAATCGAGATTGGGAGGCAGTTTGTGAAGCAAATGTGCGGGCCAAACCATGTATTCGCGCAGAGCGCCTTCCACGCCCGGCATACCGCAGAAACGGACCTGCGGACAGAGATTCGGGTTGCCGCGCAGGCACCATTCGCATTCGCCGCAATGATGTGCCGCTTCTACGGCCACACGATCTCCGATCGCAACTCGGCTTACCGCCGGCCCGTTTTTTACGACGGCGGCGGCAAACTCGTGGCCCAAGACCATACCCTGGTTGTCCTCGTCCCCAAATGCGGCGCCGCGAAAACGGTGCAGATCGGAGCCGCAGATGCCGACGGCACGGATGCGCAGCAAGACCTCGCCGGCTGCAGGTTCGGGAACGGGTTCCTCATAGAGTTCGAGAGTGCGGGGAGCAATGAGTCGGGCAATGCGCATGCTTGACCAACATCCTTCAGTTAAAGCTTTTGGATAATTTCAGCTGCTTTTTAGAGTAGTGTTTGACACCCTACTGGAAAGCAGATGGCCTTTATGAATTCTTGGCTGTTCCGGATTAGGCGCGGTAAGAATGTTGAACCGCATTAAAAGGCCCAAATATCGGCTGTCAATTCATCGTTTTTTCAAGATCCGGCACATACTCGGCCTTTGGGAAGGTCTGGTGCATTTCCTCATTTTCGACCTTTTTTGACGGCCGGATCAAATTTCACTGCAGCTCAAGTCTGAAGTTTCAGTTAGGGTTCTTTACTGAAAAAGTCAGGGCGTTACCTTAGTCGTTCCAAGAGCTCTGCCAGTCGATCCACAACCCAGTCTGCCTGATTGAAATCCATCGTGCGATTATAAGGTTGGCGCAGGGCGGCGACCAGACAGCCGGCAGCTTTGGCTGAGGCCGCGCCGGTTTCGGTATCCTCTACGGCCAGGCACGCTTCAGCCGGAAGCCCAAGGGCCTGCGCGGCTTTCAAATAAGGTTCAGGGTGCGGTTTTTTATGTGTCACATCATTGCCGGTCACGACCGCATCGAAAACCTTTTCCGGTTCCAACTTGCCGCCAAGGCTGAGCTGAGCCAATACAATTTCGACTTGTTGTCGAGAGGTTGTGGTACAAAGGGCAAACTTCCACTCCGCCCTTTTTCCGAACTCGATCATTTCCAAGACACCGGCCTGCGGATAGAGCGGTCCGGCCGTCAGCTTTCGCCGATAGGCTTGCAAGAAAAGACGCTGAATTTCATGATCCTCGAAATTGATGGCAAAATCGCGGCGAATATCCGCCAAATTATCAGCAAACGGCTTGCCGATAAAGCGGTATTGGTACTCATCGCTCAAGGTGATGCCGTAAGGCGAAAAGACGGTGCGAAAGACGTCGAACATCAGCGGTTCCGTATCGACGAGCACGCCGTCCATGTCAAAGATGACGGCGGAGAGCTTCATACGGACTCCGCGGCGTCGAGCTGATCGTCGTCCGGCTGTAGGTCGCCGATGCGGCGGCTTAGTTCTTCGACGACCTTTTTTTTGCCGACGAGAAGAAAGGAATGGCCGGCGTGCCATGGCCTGCCGCGCCAGTCGCACACCGCACCTCCGGCCTCGGTCGCCAGACAGAGACCGGCGGCAAAATCCCACAAATGATCTCCCGAGCTGATGTAGGCATCTGCCGAGCCGTCGACCAGTCGGCAAAGCTCCAAAGCTGTGGCGCCCAGCAATCGGACCTGATAGTCGACA
The candidate division KSB1 bacterium DNA segment above includes these coding regions:
- a CDS encoding mechanosensitive ion channel family protein, whose protein sequence is MNIEQLFWGNTAAQWLRSGLITLCVFFLLFGAKMLIQRLLLSLAHKTENKIDDLLADLLTRLKAPIVLAFALFVGSRFLAQSDKVRHVLNNLAVLILLLQIALWGNGVIEHYLAYKREKRLDQNGTAPTFAAFGFLLKALLWTIILLLALDNLGIDITALITGLGIGGVAIALALQHILSDLFASLSIALDKPFVIGDFITIDTFMGHVEHIGLKTTRIRSISGEQLIISNSDLLASRIRNFKRMQERRLTMNIGVVYQTPAEKLEKIPQILREIIEQTPQTRFDRAHLVRFGDYSIQFEIIFWVLSPEYRAAMDIQQSINLAVYRRFKEEDIQFAYPTQTLFVFRES
- a CDS encoding alcohol dehydrogenase catalytic domain-containing protein — protein: MRIARLIAPRTLELYEEPVPEPAAGEVLLRIRAVGICGSDLHRFRGAAFGDEDNQGMVLGHEFAAAVVKNGPAVSRVAIGDRVAVEAAHHCGECEWCLRGNPNLCPQVRFCGMPGVEGALREYMVWPAHLLHKLPPNLDYEDGVLAEVFGVALHAVDLAHVRPAMTAAILGCGPIGLAVLHLLRRLTGVKAVWASDPILARREAALRMGADRVFDPTQEDVSAALHQETKGRGADLVFEAAGVPQTFEQMVEAAAPGGHVIVIGIPEDDRCAFAAGAARRKGLTFRFVRRSRMTYERVLALMEKGLVDGRSLITHRFSLDQVQEAFQLTDVYADGVLKAVIRI
- a CDS encoding HAD family phosphatase, whose product is MKLSAVIFDMDGVLVDTEPLMFDVFRTVFSPYGITLSDEYQYRFIGKPFADNLADIRRDFAINFEDHEIQRLFLQAYRRKLTAGPLYPQAGVLEMIEFGKRAEWKFALCTTTSRQQVEIVLAQLSLGGKLEPEKVFDAVVTGNDVTHKKPHPEPYLKAAQALGLPAEACLAVEDTETGAASAKAAGCLVAALRQPYNRTMDFNQADWVVDRLAELLERLR